GACGACGATGTTCTGCGGTTTCACGATCGGCTCCGCGCTCGGCGGGCTCGCGGCTGCGTCGCTGATCGAGCACCACGGCTGGCGCGCGGTGCTGGTCGTCGGCGGCGTGGCGCCGCTGCTGCTCCTGCCGCTGCTCGCGTGGCGACTGCCGGAATCGGTGCGCTATCTCGTCAACCAGGGCGCGCCGTCCGCGCGGATCGCGACGCTGCTCGGTCGTATCGCGCCGGGTCCGCACCTCGCGCATGCGTCGTTCATCGCGCCCGCCGGCAAGCCGGCCGGGTCGCCGCTCGGGCGGCTGTTCGCCGCCGACCTGCTGCGCGGCACGCTGCTGCTGTGGCTCACGTTCTTCATGAGCCTGCTCGTCATTTACCTGCTGTCGAGCTGGTTGCCGACGTTGCTGCGCACGACCGGCGCGACGTTGCAGACGGCTGCACGCGTGACCGCGATGTTCCAGGTCGGTGGCACGCTTGGCGCAATCGTCCTGGGCTGGCTGATGGACCGCTTCGATCCGCATCGCGTGCTGGCCTGCAGCTATGCGGCGGCCGGCGCCTGCGTCGCGGCGATCGGCGTGTTCGCCGCGTCGCCGTGGGGGGCGGCACTTGCGGTATTCGCCGCCGGCTTCTGCGTATCGGGCTCGCAGGTCGGGGCGAACGCGCTGTCGGCCGCGTTCTATCCGACCGAGTGCCGGACGACCGGCGTGAGCTGGGCGAACGGGATCGGTCGTGGCGGCTCGGTGGTCGGCTCGATGGCGGGCGGCGCGATGCTGGCGATGGGCGTGCCGCTGTCGACCGCATTCGCCGTCGTTGCCGCGCCATGCGTGATCGCGGCGGTCGCGGTGCTGGCGCTCGGTGTGGTTCGCGCCGGTGCGGCATGCGTGGCGGCCGCCGACGGGATGGCGGGCAGGCAGGCCTGATCTAAGGCGGGGCGGTTCGATTGCCGATTCGGTAAGCGGCAGGATGCTGCCGTAGCTCGCGTTGCCGGCAGACGTGTGCTTCGATGCGCTGTTCTGACGCCGCGCTGGCGCATGGAGTTCAAGATCGCGCCCGGTTCGATTTCCTCGAATTCGGACCGTTTCGCCGGCTATATCCGGCTCGCCTGCACACGCGTATCCGATGTGTCCGACGCATCCGGTGCGGTGCACGAGGCAGCGTTCGACACACTCGCCCGCCTCGTACGGGAAGCCATGGCGGCCGTGTAAGCGCGACGGCGGCGGCCGGTCGGACTTCCGAATACGCGAGTGCTCCGGCCGGACGCGGTACCGAAGCGGCAAGCCGCCGCCATTTCATCG
This is a stretch of genomic DNA from Burkholderia cenocepacia. It encodes these proteins:
- a CDS encoding MFS transporter; this translates as MADTLSIDVSEWIDRHRIAPFQAAIVVLCFLIVAIDGFDTASIGFIAPVIRAEWGLSPAQLAPVFGAGLAGLMAGALVFGPFGDRFGRKRLLLACVACFGIASAASASAGGLTELIVWRFATGLGLGGAMPNAITLTSEYCPSRRRSLLVTTMFCGFTIGSALGGLAAASLIEHHGWRAVLVVGGVAPLLLLPLLAWRLPESVRYLVNQGAPSARIATLLGRIAPGPHLAHASFIAPAGKPAGSPLGRLFAADLLRGTLLLWLTFFMSLLVIYLLSSWLPTLLRTTGATLQTAARVTAMFQVGGTLGAIVLGWLMDRFDPHRVLACSYAAAGACVAAIGVFAASPWGAALAVFAAGFCVSGSQVGANALSAAFYPTECRTTGVSWANGIGRGGSVVGSMAGGAMLAMGVPLSTAFAVVAAPCVIAAVAVLALGVVRAGAACVAAADGMAGRQA